The nucleotide sequence TCGAGGCCTGCCACCGCCACCATGTGGCGTGCCGCCGCCATGCCGCCTCCTCCTTGGGCGCTGTCCGCACGGACAGTGCCCTTTTTGTTTGCCCGAGCACCCTCCCTTTTGTCCCGAAAGGCCGCAGATGAAGACTCTGGTTCTCAACGCCAGCTACGAGCCGCTCGGCGTGATCGCGACGCGACGCGCGATCATGCTGGTGCTGAGCGGCAAAGCGTCGACGATCGCCGGGAGCGGGGCGCAGCTGCACAGCCGCTCCCTGGTTCTGGATGCGCCGAGCGTCGTTCTCCTGAACCAGTTCATCAAGGTGCCGCACCGCCGCATCCCGCTGACCCGCAAGTCCGCACTGGAGCGCTACGGCCACGTGTGCGCGTACTGCGGCAAGTACGGCGACACCCTCGACCACGTCATCCCGCGTGCCCGCGGCGGCACGCACACGTGGGACAACGTCGTCGTCGCCTGCTTCCGCTGCAACAACGTGAAGTCGGACCGCCTGCTCAGCGAGCTGGGCTGGAAGCTCCCGTTCGAGCCGAAGGAGCCGCACCTGAACATGGCGTCGCTGATCAGCATGCGCTGGAACGACCCCAACTGGGAGGAGTTCACGGAGCCGTGGCGCCGCCACGAGCTGCAGCTGGCCGGGTGAGCACGCCTGCATGAAGGCGGAGGCCGAGGCGCGCGTCGACGGATATTGGGCCGAAGTCTTCGAGGTGGAGGTCGGCCGGATCTGGGAGCCGGGCAGCCACACGACCTGGGCACGCGACCCATGGCCAGGGGTCTACGTCCTTGTTCGACCCGGCGTGGTGCGTCTTCGCGCTCCGGGCCGCGAACGGACGAAGCTCGAGCCCATCCTCCGCGCGGTTCCCGCCGAGGACGCGTTGGACGCGGTCCGCTGGCGAGTGGACCTCGACGCGTTCTCTCCGCACGTGCTCGGGCCCGCCATCCACTCGTACCGCAGCGACCCCGTCGCGTCCGACCTCCGTGACATCGCGGAGGTCTCGGAGCACGACGTCCGGCTGTTCGCAGAGAAGGTCGGGGAGGGCGAGTTCGAGGAGTCGGGCCTGGCGGACGCGACCACGGTGTTCGGGATGCGGGAGAACGGTCGACTCGTTGCTGCGGCCGGACTGAGCGTCTGGATGGCGGAGCCGTCGGACATCGGCGTGCTCACCCTCCCGGGCGCCCGGGGGAGAGGGTACGGCCGCCGGGTCGCCGCGGCGGCGGTGAATGAGGCGATCGAGCTGGCGGCCATCGCCCGCTGGAGGAGCCTGGCGAGCAACGCGGCCTCGCGTTCTCTCGCACGGTCGCTCGGATTCGAGGACCGCGGGGAGAACCTCGGGATCAGGCTGAGCCTCTAGCCGTCGGACTCCA is from Leifsonia sp. 466MF and encodes:
- a CDS encoding HNH endonuclease, with translation MKTLVLNASYEPLGVIATRRAIMLVLSGKASTIAGSGAQLHSRSLVLDAPSVVLLNQFIKVPHRRIPLTRKSALERYGHVCAYCGKYGDTLDHVIPRARGGTHTWDNVVVACFRCNNVKSDRLLSELGWKLPFEPKEPHLNMASLISMRWNDPNWEEFTEPWRRHELQLAG
- a CDS encoding GNAT family N-acetyltransferase, with protein sequence MKAEAEARVDGYWAEVFEVEVGRIWEPGSHTTWARDPWPGVYVLVRPGVVRLRAPGRERTKLEPILRAVPAEDALDAVRWRVDLDAFSPHVLGPAIHSYRSDPVASDLRDIAEVSEHDVRLFAEKVGEGEFEESGLADATTVFGMRENGRLVAAAGLSVWMAEPSDIGVLTLPGARGRGYGRRVAAAAVNEAIELAAIARWRSLASNAASRSLARSLGFEDRGENLGIRLSL